Proteins encoded in a region of the Rhodanobacteraceae bacterium genome:
- a CDS encoding GGDEF domain-containing protein: MKEELRRHRVIDAPPSPVMLDVDHFQRLTDTMAAPVGDAALVHLVAWSGRRIRDSDAPCRYGGEEFALIPPQTPTQQALEVAEQLRALVAIAPPQHADKVINMTISLGISDAADLATVPEAMIQRADRAPITPNAPGGTRRPVMSREWTRIERAARSAWSFPPFSFS; encoded by the coding sequence CTGAAGGAGGAGCTGCGGCGCCACCGCGTGATTGATGCGCCGCCCAGCCCAGTGATGCTGGATGTCGACCACTTCCAGCGGCTCACCGACACCATGGCGGCACCGGTCGGGGACGCGGCGCTGGTCCACCTGGTGGCCTGGTCAGGTCGACGCATCCGCGACAGCGATGCGCCCTGTCGCTACGGTGGCGAGGAGTTCGCGCTGATCCCGCCGCAGACACCCACCCAGCAGGCGCTCGAAGTGGCCGAACAATTGCGCGCGCTGGTCGCGATCGCGCCGCCGCAGCACGCCGACAAGGTGATCAACATGACCATCAGCCTGGGCATCAGCGACGCGGCCGACCTCGCCACCGTGCCGGAAGCGATGATTCAACGCGCTGACCGGGCGCCTATCACGCCAAACGCACCGGGCGGAACAAGGCGGCCTGTCATGAGCCGGGAATGGACGCGGATTGAACGTGCGGCCCGCTCAGCGTGGTCATTCCCGCCCTTCAGTTTCTCGTAA
- a CDS encoding protein kinase: MAHASLRSPNALARLAAERQTLARLSHPNVAQLYEAGTTPDGFPYFAMEFMPGDTLASTVYASAWAFVSGWPCSQVCEVQHAHLKGLIHRDLKPNNLLVGEICGQVVPKVIDFGIAKALGRSTDRERRVDRRSRDRHAVVHDARRPSAT, encoded by the coding sequence GTGGCGCATGCAAGCCTGCGCAGCCCGAACGCGTTGGCGCGTCTGGCCGCCGAGCGCCAGACGCTGGCGCGGCTGTCGCACCCGAACGTCGCGCAGCTGTACGAGGCGGGCACCACGCCGGATGGGTTCCCTTATTTTGCGATGGAGTTCATGCCGGGCGACACGCTGGCGAGTACCGTCTACGCAAGCGCCTGGGCATTCGTGAGCGGGTGGCCTTGTTCGCAGGTTTGCGAGGTGCAGCACGCCCACCTGAAGGGGTTGATCCACCGCGATCTCAAGCCCAACAACCTGCTGGTGGGTGAGATCTGTGGCCAGGTGGTGCCCAAGGTGATCGATTTCGGCATCGCCAAGGCGCTCGGACGATCCACTGACCGAGAGCGGCGAGTTGACCGGCGCAGCCGCGATCGGCACGCCGTCGTACATGACGCCCGGAGGCCTAGTGCAACGTAA